One Triticum dicoccoides isolate Atlit2015 ecotype Zavitan chromosome 5B, WEW_v2.0, whole genome shotgun sequence genomic window carries:
- the LOC119311026 gene encoding 60S ribosomal protein L7a-2-like: MAPKRGGKAPVPAKKKAADKVVNPLFEKRPKQFGIGGALPPKKDLHRFVKWPKVVRIQRQRRILKQRLKVPPALHQFTRTLDKNLATNLFKMLLKYRPEDKVAKKERLLKRAQAEAEGKTVEAKKPIVVKYGLNHVTYLIEQSKAQLVVIAHDVDPIELVVWLPALCRKMEVPYCIVKGKSRLGSIVHKKTASVLCLTTVKNEDKLEFSKILEAIKANFNDKFDEVRKKWGGGVMGSKSQAKTKARERLIAKEAAQRMN, translated from the exons ATG GCCCCGAAGCGAGGcggcaaggcgccggtgccggcgaAGAAGAAGGCGGCG GACAAGGTGGTGAACCCACTGTTCGAGAAGAGGCCGAAGCAGTTCGGCATCGGCGGGGCGCTGCCGCCCAAGAAGGACCTCCACCGGTTCGTCAAGTGGCCCAAGGTCGTGCGGATCCAGCGccagcgccgcatcctcaagcagcgcctcaaggttCCCCCGGCGCTCCACCAGTTCACCCGCACCCTCGACAAGAACCTCG CCACCAACCTGTTTAAGATGCTTCTCAAGTACCGCCCCGAGGACAAGGTGGCTAAGAAGGAGAGGCTTCTGAAGAGGGCCCAGGCTGAGGCTGAGGGGAAAACCGTTGAGGCCAAGAAGCCAATTGTTGTCAAGTATGGTCTTAACCATGTCACTTACCTCATCGAGCAG AGCAAGGCTCAGCTGGTCGTCATCGCTCATGATGTTGACCCAATTGAGCTGGTTGTGTGGCTCCCAGCCCTGTGCAGGAAGATGGAGGTTCCATACTGCATTGTTAAGGGAAAATCACGCCTTGGATCG ATCGTTCACAAGAAGACTGCCTCAGTTCTGTGCCTCACCACTGTGAAGAACGAGGACAAGCTTGAGTTCAGCAAGATCTTGGAGGCTATCAAG GCTAACTTCAACGACAAGTTTGACGAGGTCAGGAAGAAGTGGGGCGGTGGTGTCATGGGATCCAAGTCGCAGGCCAAGACCAAGGCCAGGGAAAGGCTCATCGCCAAGGAGGCTGCGCAGAGGATGAACTAA
- the LOC119311028 gene encoding auxin-responsive protein SAUR72-like: MGMADKRSAARKAGLITKALDRCWTTPARNSKPVEGCFSVYVGAGRQRFVVRTECVNHPLFRALLEEAEEVFGYADAGPLELPCNAEAFARVLQQIKEEKQMVAGRRFGLARGNSYRLLGTSRSVIIGRS, from the coding sequence ATGGGCATGGCTGACAAGAGGTCGGCTGCAAGGAAGGCCGGGCTAATCACCAAGGCGCTTGACCGGTGCTGGACCACGCCGGCAAGAAACAGCAAGCCGGTGGAGGGCTGCTTCTCGGTGTATGTTGGCGCCGGGAGGCAGCGGTTCGTGGTGCGGACAGAGTGCGTGAACCACCCGCTGTTCCGAGCGCTgttggaggaggccgaggaggtttTTGGGTACGCAGATGCAGGGCCCCTCGAGCTTCCCTGCAACGCCGAGGCGTTTGCCAGGGTGCTGCAGCAGATCAAGGAGGAGAAGCAGATGGTGGCAGGAAGGAGGTTCGGCCTTGCCAGAGGGAACTCCTACCGGCTGCTCGGCACCAGCCGGTCTGTCATCATCGGACGGTCGTAG
- the LOC119311027 gene encoding indole-3-acetic acid-induced protein ARG7-like: MACEVLCTKGVAEERSATGKAGLITKALDRCWSTTARNCKPAEGCFSVYVGVGRQRFVVRTECVNHPLFRVLLEEAEEMFGYADTGPLELPCNSEAFAGVLEQIKEEMQMAEGRRYGLLRGNSYRLLGTGQTVIISRL, from the coding sequence ATGGCCTGCGAGGTTTTGTGCACCAAGGGGGTGGCTGAGGAGAGGTCGGCGACGGGGAAGGCCGGGCTGATCACCAAGGCACTGGACCGGTGCTGGAGTACGACGGCAAGGAACTGCAAGCCAGCAGAGGGCTGCTTCTCGGTGTACGTCGGCGTGGGCAGGCAGCGGTTCGTTGTGAGGACGGAGTGCGTGAACCACCCATTGTTCCGGGTGCTTCTGGAGGAGGCCGAGGAGATGTTTGGTTACGCAGACACAGGGCCCCTTGAGCTGCCCTGCAACTCTGAGGCGTTCGCCGGGGTGCTGGAGCAGATCAAGGAGGAGATGCAGATGGCGGAAGGGAGGAGGTACGGCCTCCTCAGGGGGAATTCCTACCGGCTGCTCGGCACCGGTCAGACTGTCATCATCAGCCGGTTGTAG
- the LOC119311029 gene encoding auxin-responsive protein SAUR50-like — protein sequence MGMADKSLAKRKAGLITKTLDRCWSTPMRNKPAEGCFSVYVGAGRQRFVVRTECVNHPLFRALLKEAEEVFGYADAGPLELPCNAEAFAGVLEQIEEEKQMAGGRRCGLVRGKSYRLLGTGQAVIIDRS from the coding sequence ATGGGCATGGCTGATAAGAGCTTGGCGAAGAGGAAGGCTGGGCTGATCACCAAGACGCTGGATAGGTGCTGGAGCACACCAATGAGGAACAAGCCTGCAGAGGGCTGTTTCTCTGTCTACGTCGGTGCTGGGAGGCAGCGGTTCGTGGTGCGGACAGAGTGCGTGAACCACCCGCTGTTCCGGGCgctgctcaaggaggccgaggaggtgTTTGGGTACGCAGACGCAGGGCCCCTTGAGCTACCCTGCAACGCCGAGGCGTTCGCCGGGGTGTTGGAGCAGATCGAGGAGGAGAAGCAGATGGCGGGGGGAAGGAGGTGCGGCCTTGTCAGGGGGAAATCCTACCGGCTGCTTGGCACTGGTCAGGCTGTCATCATCGACCGGTCGTAG